A single Mucilaginibacter inviolabilis DNA region contains:
- a CDS encoding M13 family metallopeptidase, whose amino-acid sequence MIKLYKTTLLGCASIALLALSAYQIEQSETSNDPVYDNLDKSVDPRTDFFKYANGGWLKRNPIPAAYSSWGIGNVVQEEIRNRLKKINEDALTANAPKGSTTQKIGDFYYSGLDTVNIEKQGINPLKAQLDLIDQAIDINGILNAAAVLTTTGTRNFIGSRVSQDAKNSSKMMLQLSQTGLGLPNRDYYFKTDARTTRVRTDYKTNHLPTMLKISGWDEQQAAKGAESIYKIEQFFADSSRKLENLRDPYRNYHKMTVAQLNALTPNINWTTVFKTLELKPVDSVIVGQPEYYRAVNTALKTFQLDDWKAYLRWKLISSYAPYLNAAAEQESFRFSGKVISGRKEQLPRWKRVLDTENGLMGEALGQLFVKEYFPATAKLRYTEMVEAIRQAYREHIAKLDWMSPQTKQKAIVKLNAIHPKVGYPDKWKDFSTLVMDRESYAGNVMRARHWAYAVNINKLGKPVDHTEWGMTPQTYNASYSPSNNEITLPAAQFTIPGVKDSEVDDAVAYGYVAASTIGHEITHGFDDEGRLFDAKGNLKTWWTATDSVKFNQRAKVLADQFSSYVVLDSLHVNGKATLGENIADLGGIVLGIDAFKKTQQYKQGKLINGLTPMQRFFLGYALGWLGQERDEALANQILTDVHAPGFLRVNGPFSDVPEFYQAFKVKKGDKMWIDPAKRVKIW is encoded by the coding sequence ATGATAAAACTTTACAAAACAACGCTTCTTGGTTGTGCCTCCATAGCGCTTTTAGCACTAAGTGCTTATCAGATTGAACAGTCCGAAACTTCAAACGATCCGGTTTATGATAACCTGGATAAATCCGTTGATCCGCGTACCGATTTTTTTAAATATGCCAATGGCGGCTGGCTTAAACGCAACCCTATCCCGGCAGCATATTCCAGCTGGGGAATTGGCAATGTGGTGCAGGAAGAGATCCGCAACCGGCTAAAAAAGATCAATGAAGACGCCTTAACCGCCAATGCGCCCAAAGGAAGCACTACCCAAAAAATCGGCGACTTTTATTATAGTGGTCTGGATACTGTCAACATCGAGAAACAAGGCATCAATCCTTTAAAAGCCCAGTTGGACCTGATAGATCAGGCTATCGACATTAACGGTATCTTAAACGCTGCCGCGGTATTAACCACTACAGGCACCCGCAATTTCATTGGCAGCCGGGTTAGCCAGGATGCCAAGAATAGTTCAAAAATGATGCTGCAGCTTAGTCAGACCGGTTTAGGTTTACCCAACCGCGACTATTATTTTAAAACCGATGCCCGCACTACCCGTGTACGTACCGATTATAAAACTAATCACCTGCCAACTATGCTCAAAATCAGTGGTTGGGATGAGCAGCAGGCGGCCAAAGGAGCCGAAAGTATTTATAAGATAGAGCAATTTTTTGCCGACAGCAGCCGTAAACTCGAAAACCTGCGCGATCCATATCGCAACTATCATAAAATGACCGTTGCGCAATTAAACGCCCTTACTCCCAATATCAACTGGACCACTGTATTTAAAACGCTGGAACTAAAACCGGTGGATAGCGTCATAGTTGGTCAGCCTGAATATTACAGGGCTGTTAATACCGCGCTGAAAACATTCCAGCTTGATGATTGGAAAGCTTACCTCCGCTGGAAACTGATATCATCTTATGCCCCCTATCTGAACGCCGCCGCCGAACAGGAAAGTTTCCGTTTTAGCGGCAAGGTGATATCGGGGCGAAAGGAACAATTACCCCGTTGGAAACGCGTACTGGATACCGAGAACGGATTGATGGGTGAAGCTTTGGGTCAGCTGTTTGTGAAAGAATATTTCCCGGCAACGGCTAAATTGCGTTATACCGAAATGGTAGAAGCCATCAGACAAGCCTACCGCGAACATATTGCCAAGCTAGATTGGATGAGCCCCCAAACCAAGCAAAAAGCAATCGTAAAATTGAACGCCATACATCCTAAAGTGGGCTATCCGGACAAATGGAAAGATTTTTCGACCCTGGTGATGGACCGTGAGTCGTACGCGGGTAATGTGATGCGTGCCCGGCATTGGGCTTATGCGGTGAACATTAACAAATTGGGCAAACCGGTTGATCATACCGAGTGGGGCATGACACCGCAAACCTATAATGCCAGCTATAGCCCATCCAATAATGAGATCACACTGCCTGCTGCCCAGTTCACTATTCCCGGTGTTAAGGATAGCGAGGTTGATGATGCAGTAGCTTATGGCTATGTAGCCGCTTCTACAATTGGCCATGAAATTACGCATGGCTTTGATGATGAGGGCCGCCTGTTTGATGCCAAGGGCAACTTAAAAACCTGGTGGACCGCCACCGACTCGGTTAAATTCAACCAACGTGCTAAAGTACTGGCCGATCAGTTTAGCAGTTATGTAGTATTGGATAGCCTGCACGTAAACGGCAAAGCTACCCTTGGCGAAAACATTGCCGATTTGGGCGGTATTGTTTTAGGCATTGATGCTTTTAAAAAGACCCAGCAATATAAGCAGGGTAAACTGATAAACGGATTAACCCCTATGCAGCGGTTCTTCTTAGGCTATGCGCTGGGCTGGCTGGGCCAGGAACGGGATGAGGCCCTGGCCAATCAGATACTAACGGATGTTCATGCCCCAGGATTTTTGCGTGTAAACGGTCCTTTTAGCGATGTACCTGAATTTTACCAGGCATTTAAAGTTAAAAAAGGTGATAAAATGTGGATAGACCCGGCTAAGCGGGTAAAGATTTGGTAG